DNA from Danio aesculapii chromosome 10, fDanAes4.1, whole genome shotgun sequence:
GATTATTAGGCTCTCTCCAATCTGAAGACATTTAACAAGACTTGAAACAGGTTTTAATTTGCTCTGAAGCATCTGTGAGGTCAGACCGACAGATTCCGAAATGACTGAGGATTTTGCATGTCTTAGTGCAATTATTACATTTTGGAGATAAAGCAAGATGCCATATTTTGAGCAGAACAGAAATGTTTATGTTTCTGAAAACTTTAACAGAGATCATGGAtctgtcaattttgagattttcttgtgtgtgcgtgtgtgtgtgtgtgcgagtgtgtgttatCCTGACCATTCTTGTTTTAGCTTATGCTTGGTTAATGTTAGCctgagcattaaaaaaaaagatcagcaAAGTTATGAATTCACTCTAAAGTGGAAAGCACTGTTTTCTATCTTTCCAGTGTCCCAAGTTTAAATCATTTTTACCACTCTGGGGACTGTGGGAAACCAGattagccaatttagtttctttttttgtgcCAATCAGTTTTAGATAACAATAGCTCTATgtagtcaatctagggccatacatacttgcaaaacaaaataaagttttgcaaacaaaaaataaagcattgtgcaaaaaaactaaaaataaatgcaaatctccaaaaatcacaaagccaaaattaatttttgagaaaaagaattgcctaaaaaaatgaaatttgcaaactaaaaaaatgcaaataaaaatcagcATCAATCAAAAataatcaagcagtgcaaaaaaataaataaaataataataataataataataataataataatatatatatatatatatatatatatatatatatatatatatatatatatatatatatatatatatatgtatatatattgcaataaaaaattcTAACTATGAAATATTCGCAAACATTTTTTATAGTATTGTCTTTACATAACCCGTCCAGTCAATTACAATAcacattttgattgtttttttagtCAACTGAGTTTGCtttgctgttttcactttgcaccaCGTTTCTGCACttttcactttgtggccctgatttgacaaggggatGGAATCAAGGGAACTTGACCCTTTACAGCAGTGTTGAACCGCTCAAGCCTGTtactggagatcgaccttcctgcaaagttcagctccaaccctgatcaaacacacctgaaccaattaattagtaCCTAatcagcacttgataattacaggaaggtgtgtttgatatgggttgcaactgaaatctgcaagaaggtcgatctccaggaacagggctggTCACGCCTGGTTTACAGCGTGCCCGGATAGGGGCGTTCGGTTCCGTGTTTTTTGGAGTCGACTCTGATTCTCGACTCCTAATTTTGGGGTCGGTGGAATTGCAACATTTGTGCAGTTATCTGGTCAGACAAACCAGTTATCAAcctacacttttttttacagcatattttaATTGACTAGTTTAGATAACTTAGAAAATGACATTGCAATCTTGGAGACAAAGTTAAAACATCagtttattattgaaatgtttaatggaaagatggGTAGCAGttcattaactaataataaaaaaaatcctgattgAGCCCAAACaacgtaaaaaaattatatagaatAGACGAAATATcttcttaaaataaatgtttgatactTGAAAACTTTAGAGAGAACGAAATAATCAtgcgataattttttttttttgacgccCAAACTGATAAACAAAATAGCTAGCTTTTCCATTTGATTTAATCACCTACTAAATATTAAACCCTATACAcgaaatatttaacttaattcaTACATTGACaaacctaaaataataaaagcagcGTGACAGACtgtcaggcaggtgtgttgaacgCAGCAGGACACCAaccctccagaaccgagtttggacacccctgggttagagtatggacggttctacacttcgaattttttttttttacttgaaatagtaaaccatccggcaACATACTACGACTgaggacatactaattctattttcaaatactatttaggatggatagtatgcgtaTTGGGACAAAGCATTCGACACATTTTGAAGAGGCTTATATTAGATTGTGTGTGGTAAAAAGTGCTATGTGGAGGGGGGAATAAATCAATACGCAAcaccaataaaaaaacaacaaacaaaacatttaatcaaaaaaagtaataatagagTTTTTCCAATCAACAAATTAGAAACAATTAAACAACTtagaaaacaaataagttaaattaCACAGAGAAACGAATTATTCACTCACACATTACCCACAAATTTCTTATTTAGTAAAACTGGCACTCAAAAGACACACCTGGTAAATATAAGAGCAAACCAACTGAGAAAGAACGTGAACTTCCAAACAGTAAACAGAATAATCGAATCAGATTTAATATGATGTTCCCTCATGAGTTATTTTCCAAAAACAAGATCAATCACACTAATTACTGTCTAACTCAACTCACCTTAAATAGCAACAGTActtccccttttgccttcaaaattaGCGTTTCTGTAAACACTGagatttaaaaaagtatatatttgcaATGGTGTTAGTAGATGCTGAAACATATCAGCCTTGGTAGAGTGGAGAAGCATGGTAGGAGAAAGCAAGCAAATCCGTTCAAAAAGAGGAAAAACtcgaaaaaaaatgtttgaaagttTACCAAAACCCTCAGGAAATAATCAAACAGTCATTTAACATACTCTTGGCCTTTTCCTAAAATATTACAGAACTCAAAGTAAACAAAACTGGAAAGTTAAGAGACCAAATGCATTTCATGTATTTGAGAATTTGCTGTGCAGCTAAAATAAGATTGGCAACTCCTGTTGAGTCTGGCTTGTATAATAGTTGATGTGCAGGACGTCTGTCGTATGAACAAATGAAAAGAGGTCAATGTAAACTGTAAATAATTGAATTAGAGTCATTTGTCAGTGTTTGCCCTCAGTCCTCCCAGCCCCAGTGCTCTGCTCACCATCCTGCGAGCCACTACTGCGTCTGTGCGCGGCCTTTCCTTCACCGGCTGCATGAACTCTGCACAGGGGACAAAATGGCATTAGAGTTAGCTGTCAATGATATACAGTGGTGATTTTTGCATGGCTTGTTGACATGATGCCTATATGTTAAGTAAAGATTTTAAGTGTGTGACATCATTAGCATGGTGACAAGACACGGTCCATGTTACTACAGTCTCTAAAATAGCTTATTTGTCTGTATTTGAAACATTTCGGATAATGTgagtatataatgtaatataatgcaatgtgtatttatatagcgcatttattgtgtttggccatacacccaaacgcttcacaatcatgaaggggaTCTCTCCGCAacaaccaccagtgtgcagcgtccacttggatgatgcaatggcagccacaGTACAACAGCACCACACACCAGCTTtaggggagtggagagacagggatagagccaattcaggggacggggatgattgggaggccatgatgggtaatggctgatggagggaatttggccaggacaccggggttacatgAGATTTTTTATGATCAGAGAAAGTCGGGACCTCTTGGTTTatcatctcatctgaaagatggcaaCTACTGACAGTTTACTGTCCCCtttacttttactggggcatcaggttgagcgccccctgatGGCCctaactaacaccacttccaacagcaatctagttttcccatgtggtctcccatccaggtactgacaatgcttagcttcagtgagtaaccttggtaagtcttgggctgcagggtgatatggctgtggcataaaTATGTGGGGTATATGTATACATGTggcataagtcagcaaaatatataatcgTACATATTGAATAATTTACCCAAAATGGAAATTTACAGTTAATTCATTAACCAGAAGTGTGATTTACAAAATGTGTACAAACCTTGTAAATGTGAACGTATGccaaaaagacattttaattaattatctaTATTATATAACTGATCTATATAATTGTGCCTTTAATACCTACATTAATTTCCagaaataaactacatttaaatttCATCAATATTAAAGTCTGCTAtttccttaaaaataaaatactacatGCAAGCTAACAGTGTAGTGGAGGAATTTAAGGGTAAATGGGTCTATTGTGTACTTTATATCTCCCAAAACATAGCATCAACTTTTATGAGACAACGTGTCGAATCAATGGATCTCTATGGCCCTCTGCTGGACATATGGTTACAGTTTtagaattaaaacttttttttgaccATGTAAGTTTTTTAATACAAGAGATACACTTGTAACACTTGCATCAATATGAATAAACAACTTATATTTAAGTTTGAtcaatattaaagtgatttttcaaataaaatgtaacattttttatgGAAGCTATCAGTGTTGAGGAACAATTGAGCAGTAAATGGGGGAAAACAAATACTCATTATCTCCCAAACAACAGCATAAACGTATAGATGGATAGTAAACAAAACTAAAGATATATCATTTATATaactaaaaaatacatttttggtttACTAACTACTAGCTTTGATCCACAGCCTGAACAAACAGTTCTCAGTGTAAGAACAAGTGTAGTTGGAGCTTCCGGTTGTGTATACGTGCACTAAGATGTGAGGGGTCAAAAGATTGAGGAATAGCATTTTGGTCAAAACAGTTCTTGTCTGTGATCGTCCAAGATGTGGCAATTGTTTACACCCACATGCATGACTCCACTGTGATAAATGAACTGATTGAGCGATCTTGCATGCGTCATTAAACGACAGCTTTGAAATACCAatgaattgtaattttaaatattcatacttTGCCTTTAAACTACTAAGATTTACCCATTCATCTAGAAAAAAAGGTTCATTTTAGTATAGATCAGAATATGCACGTGGTTTAATTTGAACAAATTTTTGTTACTCTGAATGATGCTGGAACATTATTTTCactaaagttatttgaaacattaagcAGACACTTTAGagacatttaatatgctttctatgaaatcacttttgtacattttatttgatgcaaGCACATTAGAATTACTAAATTACTAAGCAGCACAACAATTTTCAactgatcatgtgacactaaagactggagtaataactcAGAAAAATTAAACTTTGCCTTCAaaggaataaataataatatttcaataataatattctgctattgctgtatttattttctttttattaaataaatgcagcctgaaTGAGTATAAGACGATATCTGAACAACAGTTTGCTATTATTTCAAAAAGAGCACATTTTTGAAACACCTCATTGGGCTGTTTTTTCTTTGTACCTGCTCGTCTGGCTGCTTTCCACTTTGATTTTTCACTCCCCTCTAGCAGCGCACGGGTTTTCAGTAGCGGATGTTCAATAGAAAGCGCCTCTGTAGCTGAACAGAATAAATGCCATTCAACCATGTTTGATCATTCTTAAcacattaaatgaaacaaatacaaCCAAAACTATACCTGCCAACTGATTAGAAAATATACCAAGAGCATGAGTGTTATCAACCCACTTGATCTTCATCCCCCCTTCACTGAAAGAGATGCACATCAGTGTCACTTTATAGATTTGTATCATTGTTTTTGTCACAAGTTTGAAGTGATACATTACCTGTAGTCTGCAAAGGCATCAAGAATATCTTCAGTTTTAAATATGATGGGAAAGTCATAGATCTCAATGACGTGGCCGAACTCCTCCGGGTCGAGCCAGATGTTTGCATATGCAGGGAAATCACTGCAAGTGTTCACTATGGTGACGTCCCTATCTTTGACTCTGGCTTTGATCTAAAACAGCCAAAGCAGAAACAATCTGTTCAAAATATGATGGCTATTATGGTAAGATATCACAGTTTGAAAAATCCTGAAATAGATCAAATAGATTACACTGCTCTATACACAAAAAATGAATAATCCATACAAATGACCTATCGGTAAACCCCTCTGCCCTCAAATGCATCAGTTGCACAGGGACTGGAAATGTTTCGATATGTTTAGGTTTCAAAGCCATAGAGAAACACTGATttgatgattttaaaaataataaaacaatatgccTGAGAGACTTGTAACACCGATTTCCAGGTATCCAAAGAGAAGGAGcattgtaatgtattttatttcacttcTTAAACCCAAACATGACATCTTAACATTCAGAAGGTCATCAAGAATGTATACATTTGTTCTAAGATAAACTGAAGAAACTGTGCTTTGATCTCTGCTAACATTATCtatagtaaagtaataaagtaatcacaatgttcttggagcttcgtatgactacagttgaagtcacatgtaatgttttggttccttttctggactttgaacatctctgaaTCTCGGCATCATCTGTCTATGGAGGGTGAGAAAGCGCTCGGATTTTATCTATAATTTATGGTCTGAAGATGAAGAAAGGACTTGTGGGTAGGCATAAGTTTctaacagtatgataaccttggataaaaatatcacagtttcacgatattgtgattactgctctaaaatataatcGTTTTAAATGCCCGGGttaaaaaaacaagaacttttttcCGCTTTGAACGcaatggctgcatccaaaatcacatacttccatactgtatactatatagtacactaaaaactatgtgagctgagtagtatgttgGAATTCATAGAATccaaaaaacagtatgtgaaaaGCACTACTTCAGATTCTCTATGCTATCTCATGATGCACcacgagagaatttatgaatgggagtgaagcaacacaactgaGGTGGGCATGTCATGCCAAAATGGCATtcgtagtacgtccgagttccattcatactactcacattcatactgtatagaacatacttttctatcaGTCGAgcagtacatttaaatttaaatgcagtacctactgagtagtaggaaATTTAAGATACAgcaaatatactttattttgagaaacatttataatattttggaacagtaaacaagtcaggctaaataattcaaaagaatctttgacttctgctgtcttcattagtttcaaaaacagatttctttacaatttaaaacggcatcttcggatatattttctgctggagatactgtcatccatttttatttttggatgagctTACCCTTTAATCACCACTAGCAAAGCGagttaaatgtaaacaaatgtaatCTTACTCTCTGGTACAAGAACATGTTGAGGCTAGATGTAAGACTTCTCCCACTCACATTGCGATCTCAGTGTTTCCTCTAAGATTTCCGCCCCGCCaaggaagaatgaatgtagcgaaaACCATGGGTCTGCAAACCCTTGTTTCCAAATGAATCTTATTTTCCAccatatttagttttaaatattttagaaatttctCTATGAAGTATTTAAGTTCTGCTTTGAATGCTCCTCACCAAGCTGTGGTCCTTCTGTGtcaaaactgtatatataatgtcATACTGTATAACTAAATTTCACactgttaagctgcggtcacacttgacttttctccccatagatttccattcatacgcacgcgaatgcatcagaccagaaacgcagggtCTTGCgttaagtttcacagttcgctgcggtgcaaagttcaagcttggtgaactctgacctgcgaaatcgcatcacttgattgcgtgagaccaatcgaggatcaaaacatgacctctccagacagaaatgtaaaacatggagcaatcgctcgctttttttaatgtctaatcatcttgtttaatcccaccccttttcgcagcgacgtacgacagaatttcgcaggctcaaactctagtgtgaccgcagctttagacaattagcaacagtaactaaaggAGGTGGGGCTTACCGATAGGTCAATTATTAATGAATGCAAATAATTAAGTTACATTACCTCAGAAATCAAACTTTCATCGATGCCCTCCTCCTGGAGTTTCACATCAGTGGGAAGGACTGTGTTGTTAGCACCGTTTACATCCTCTTGGTTGTCTAATTTCAAAGACATTAACAAGGACACAGTCTCGTCCCATTCTGAAGGCCACGGGGAAGGTCCGCACTTTGAAAGTTGCACAAATTCATGATCTGCCAGTGGTTGGTGAGTGGGGTCCTCTTTTGGCCTCGGATTGGCTACAAAAGCAGTGTTTGGGCAAGATTCCTCTGATGATTGCTTGAGATTTGGTTGTTCCAGATCTACCTTGTGTCTAATACCACGTGGGACATAAATAGCCTTGTCCGGCCTTTTGTTTCTCTGTCTGCTGTTGGATGTGTTGCATTTGTCATCCATTACCCTGTCCTGACTGCGTGCTCGGTAATAGGAACTGCCTTTTGGATCTTGTTGATCCTGTTCTGACAACCTgcaatacactttaaaaatgtcaagagtgtgtgtgagtgtgtaacacagcatTATCTCTGAAAGCCTTACCGGAAGTCAGAATAGCACACCACAACTCTGCGAGCGCAGCCCTCACCCACAGAAAAGGTGCTGAGGTCAGGGTGATTCAAGGTGGTTTCGTGAATCAGAAAGCGAAATCGGCTTGGCAAAGGCGGGAAGAGTAGAAcgctacaatttaaaaatatttcaattagATAATACAGCAGGATTTTTTATTGATACATCTAATCAGCCTATCACATAGTACTTATGACTTTCCATTTTTTATATTAAGTTGTTACCaaatggggcggcacggtggctcagtggttagcaccaggTCCAAggcccggctaggtcagttggcatttttgtgtggagtttgcatgttctcccagtgttcgcgtgggtttcctctgggttctcctgtttcccccacagtccaaagacatgcagtataggtgaattggataaactagtGAATGACTGTAGCACTTGAACGTgtatgtaaatgtgagagtgtatgggtgtttcccagtaatgggttgcagcaagaagggcatccgctgcataaaacatgctggaatagt
Protein-coding regions in this window:
- the r3hcc1 gene encoding R3H and coiled-coil domain-containing protein 1, producing the protein TDAYFNVCLFILTNCVEIRTERIFSESELKLSILAHPCINGSYLPKQETELVHTVLEELEVFLQRNERKSVLLFPPLPSRFRFLIHETTLNHPDLSTFSVGEGCARRVVVCYSDFRLSEQDQQDPKGSSYYRARSQDRVMDDKCNTSNSRQRNKRPDKAIYVPRGIRHKVDLEQPNLKQSSEESCPNTAFVANPRPKEDPTHQPLADHEFVQLSKCGPSPWPSEWDETVSLLMSLKLDNQEDVNGANNTVLPTDVKLQEEGIDESLISEIKARVKDRDVTIVNTCSDFPAYANIWLDPEEFGHVIEIYDFPIIFKTEDILDAFADYSEGGMKIKWVDNTHALGIFSNQLAATEALSIEHPLLKTRALLEGSEKSKWKAARRAEFMQPVKERPRTDAVVARRMVSRALGLGGLRANTDK